CCGTCCATCTCCATGGCGACCGCCAGGGCCTCGTTCACCGCTTTCCAGAAGGGGATGATCCTCGCTCCCGCCACGTTCATCGCCTCCCGCCGCTCACTTGCCGTACAGGTCGGTGAAGATTTCCGACGGAGACGGAAACGGAGAGGATTCCGCGAAACGGAAGGCGTCGGCGACTTCCCGTTCGATGACGGAATCCATTTCCGCGATCTCCACCTCCGGAACGACAAACCCTTTCTTCACTGCGTTCTCGAAGAGTACGATCGGGTCCCTCTCCTTCCAGCGTAAAAATTCCTCTTCTGTGCGGTAGCCGATTTCGTTGTCGAAATTGGGGCCGCAATGCTCCCGCCAGCGATACGTGGCGAACTCGAGAAAGCGCGGGCCATCTCCCGCCCGGACGGAACGGATCGCGCCGGATACCTTTGCATGCACCTCCATCACGTCGTTGCCGTCGCCCGAATCGCTCTCCACCCCGATGCTTCTCACAAGTTCGGAGATCCTCCTGCCTGCCGGCTGCCGGACGGACAAGGGGGAATACACCGAGTAGAGGTTGTTTTCGCAGATGTACAGCACCGGAAGGTTTTTCAGCGCCGCGAAGTTGATCGATTCGTAGAACACGCCTTCCTCCACGGCTCCGTCGCCGAGAAACACGCAGCTCACCTGGTCGGTACCGTGGAGAGAGATGGAAAAGCCGAGCCCGGTGCC
Above is a window of Deltaproteobacteria bacterium DNA encoding:
- a CDS encoding thiamine pyrophosphate-dependent dehydrogenase E1 component subunit alpha codes for the protein GTGLGFSISLHGTDQVSCVFLGDGAVEEGVFYESINFAALKNLPVLYICENNLYSVYSPLSVRQPAGRRISELVRSIGVESDSGDGNDVMEVHAKVSGAIRSVRAGDGPRFLEFATYRWREHCGPNFDNEIGYRTEEEFLRWKERDPIVLFENAVKKGFVVPEVEIAEMDSVIEREVADAFRFAESSPFPSPSEIFTDLYGK